A window of the Nocardia sp. NBC_01329 genome harbors these coding sequences:
- the leuA gene encoding 2-isopropylmalate synthase, whose amino-acid sequence MSPADAFVSGTRTITAPTKPAPTDQPAWNKQKNSSLPVFRYRPFAEEVEPVTLPDRTWPDKVVDRAPAWCAVDLRDGNQALIDPMSPARKRRMFDLLVRMGYKEIEVGFPSASQTDFDFVREIIEDGAIPDDVSIQVLTQCRPELIERTFQACAGASNVIVHFYNSTSILQRRVVFRADRDAVQKIATDAARLCLEVEKRYPDTNWRYEYSPESYTGTELEYAKQVCDAVSEIIAPTPEKPLIINLPATVEMATPNVYADSIEWMHRNLARRDSIVLSLHPHNDRGTAVAAAELGYQAGADRIEGCLFGNGERTGNVCLVTLGMNMFSQGVDPQINFSDIDEIRRTVEYCNQLPVHERHPYGGDLVYTAFSGSHQDAINKGLDAMKASADAAGSDVDDISWEVPYLPIDPKDVGRTYEAVIRVNSQSGKGGVAYIMKTDHGLALPRRLQIEFSQAIQQITDGEGGEITPKEMWDAFADEYLTPIRPLERMRQKVTAAETDGGTDRITAVVKVDGVEQEVTGSGNGPLAAFVDAIAAVGYQVEVLDYSEHALSAGDDAQAAAYVECAIGDRVLWGVGVATSITTASLRAVVSAVNRAAQK is encoded by the coding sequence ATGTCACCCGCTGACGCCTTCGTATCCGGCACGCGCACCATCACCGCGCCCACCAAGCCCGCGCCCACCGATCAGCCCGCGTGGAACAAGCAGAAGAACTCGTCACTGCCCGTCTTCCGATACCGGCCGTTCGCCGAAGAAGTCGAGCCGGTGACGTTGCCGGACCGCACCTGGCCGGACAAAGTGGTCGACCGAGCGCCCGCCTGGTGCGCCGTCGATCTCCGCGACGGAAACCAGGCGCTGATCGACCCGATGAGCCCCGCCCGCAAACGCCGCATGTTCGACCTCCTGGTGCGAATGGGTTACAAGGAGATCGAGGTCGGTTTCCCGTCGGCCAGCCAGACCGATTTCGACTTCGTCCGCGAGATCATCGAAGACGGCGCGATCCCCGACGACGTCAGCATCCAGGTGCTGACCCAGTGCCGTCCCGAGCTGATCGAACGCACCTTCCAGGCGTGTGCCGGTGCCTCGAACGTGATCGTGCACTTCTACAACTCCACCTCCATCCTGCAGCGCCGGGTGGTGTTCCGCGCCGACCGTGATGCCGTGCAGAAGATCGCCACCGATGCCGCGCGGCTGTGCCTCGAGGTCGAGAAGCGCTACCCGGACACCAACTGGCGTTACGAGTACAGCCCGGAGTCCTACACCGGCACCGAGCTGGAATACGCCAAACAGGTCTGCGACGCGGTCTCCGAAATCATCGCCCCGACGCCGGAAAAACCGCTGATCATCAACCTGCCGGCCACCGTCGAGATGGCCACACCCAATGTGTACGCCGACTCCATCGAATGGATGCACCGCAACCTGGCCCGGCGCGATTCGATCGTGCTCTCGCTGCACCCGCACAACGACCGGGGCACGGCGGTCGCCGCCGCGGAACTGGGCTATCAGGCCGGTGCCGACCGTATCGAGGGCTGTCTGTTCGGCAACGGAGAGCGCACCGGCAACGTATGCCTGGTGACCCTGGGTATGAACATGTTCTCCCAGGGTGTGGATCCGCAGATCAACTTCTCCGATATCGACGAGATCCGTCGCACGGTCGAATACTGCAACCAGCTTCCGGTGCACGAACGCCACCCCTACGGCGGCGATCTGGTCTACACCGCGTTCTCCGGCAGCCACCAGGACGCGATCAACAAGGGCCTGGACGCCATGAAGGCGAGCGCCGACGCGGCCGGGTCCGATGTGGACGATATCTCCTGGGAGGTGCCGTACCTGCCGATCGACCCGAAGGACGTGGGCCGCACCTACGAGGCGGTCATCCGGGTCAATTCGCAGTCCGGCAAGGGCGGTGTGGCCTACATCATGAAGACCGATCACGGTTTGGCCCTGCCCCGTCGGCTGCAGATCGAGTTCTCTCAGGCGATCCAGCAGATCACCGACGGCGAGGGCGGTGAGATCACGCCCAAGGAGATGTGGGACGCCTTCGCCGACGAGTACCTGACCCCGATCCGGCCGCTGGAACGGATGCGGCAGAAGGTTACCGCCGCCGAAACCGACGGTGGTACCGACCGCATCACCGCGGTGGTCAAGGTGGACGGGGTCGAGCAGGAGGTCACCGGTAGCGGTAACGGCCCGCTCGCGGCCTTCGTCGATGCCATCGCCGCGGTCGGATACCAGGTGGAGGTCCTCGACTACTCCGAGCACGCATTGTCGGCCGGCGATGACGCCCAGGCCGCGGCCTATGTCGAATGCGCCATCGGCGACCGGGTCTTATGGGGTGTCGGTGTCGCCACCTCGATCACTACCGCCTCGCTGCGCGCTGTGGTCTCGGCCGTCAACCGGGCCGCCCAGAAGTAG